The DNA sequence GGCGGCCGGCGGGCCCGCACCGCCGGGGAGGGGCTCGCCGAGCGGATCGGCGCCCACGGGGCGCTGCGGCTCCGCGACCGGGGCGGACGGCTGCTCCTCGCGGTCGTGGACCGGGTCATGCACGCCGAGCGCGAGCGCCGGCTCGCCCCGCTCGACGCGCTGGAGGTGCACGCGGAGCCCCAGGCCGAACTGATCGCCGCGTTGTCCGTACTGCAGAAGGAGAGGTGACCGGTGACCGCCGTCACTGACCAGGACCACACCGAGCACCCCGATCACTCCGAGCACCCTGATCCCGCCGATCACCCCGCGCACTCGGATCACTCCGAGCGCCCTGAGCGCTCCAATCCCTCTGATCACTCAGAGCACTCTGATCACCACCAGGCGCGTCACGATCACTCCGAGCGGCCCGGGCGCGACGCCGTGCGTGCGGAGGCCATGAGCCCCTGGGACGACGGGCTGATCGCGCGGCGGGTGAACGGCGGCGGCGAGGAGGAGCAGCGCGCGGTGAGGGAGTCCCGGGCGTCCGGGCCGCAGACCGTGACCCCACTGGCGTACGACCCGCAGCTGGGGTCGCGTCTCGACGCGCTGCGCGAGCTGGTGGGGCTCTCCCGCGCCCGGCTCGACCACCGGACCCTCGCCCAGGCGGGCCGGGTCCTCGAGGAGTCCTCCGCGCGGCGCAGGCTCTCCGGGCAGCACACCGTCGTCGCCATCGCCGGCGCCACCGGCAGCGGCAAGTCACAGCTGTTCAACGCGCTGGCCGGAGTCCCCATTTCGGAGACCGGCGTACGGCGGCCGACCACCGCCGCGCCCATCGCGTGCAGCTGGAGCGACGGCGCGGCGGGCCTCATCGAACGCCTCGGCATCCCGCCCCGGCTCAGGCGGCGGCCCCTGCAGGCCACGACGGACGCCGACGAGCGGCTGCGCGGGCTGGTCCTGGTCGACCTGCCCGACCACGACTCGGCGGCCGTGCAGCACCGGGAGCAGGTGGACCGCGTGCTGGGGCTGGTCGACGCGGTCATCTGGGTCGTCGACCCGGAGAAGTACGCCGACGCCATGCTGCACGAGCGCTATCTGCGGCCCATGGCGGCCCACGCGGAGGTCATGTTCGTCGTCCTCAACCAGACCGACCGGCTGCCGGGGGAGGCCGCCGAGCAGGTCCTGGACGATCTGCGGCGGCTGCTCGACGAGGACGGGATCGTGCTGGGGGAGTACGGCGAGCCCGGCACGAGCGTGCTGGGCCTGTCCGCGCTGACCGGGGACGGGGTGGGGGAACTGCGGGAGGCGCTCGGCCGGTTCGTGGCCGAGCGCGGGGCCCCGGCCCGCCGGATCTCCGCGGACGTGGACATCACGGCGGCCCGGTTGTGGCCGGTGTACGCGGCACGCCGGCGCACCGGGCTGAGCGAGGAGGCGCGGGAGGAGTTCGCGGACCGGCTCGCGGACGCCGTGGGTGCCACGGCGGCGGGCGAGGCGGCCGAACGCGCCTGGCTGCGCAACGCCAACCGTGCCTGCGGCACGCCCTGGCTGCGGCTGTGGCGCTGGTGCCAGGAGCGGCGCGAGCCGTCCACCGGGCGGCTGGCGCTGCGGGGGCAGCCCGACGAGGAGGTGACGGCGCGGCAGCGGGTGGAGCAGGCGGTGCGCACGGTGGCGGACCGTGCCTCGGCCGGGCTTCCTGCGCCCTGGGCGCAGGCGGTGCGCGAGGCGGCCGCCCGCGGCTCCCAGGGGCTGCCGGAGGCGCTGGACGAGCTGGCCGTCCGGGCGGGACTGCCGCCGGGGAGGCCGCCGCGACCGGGGTGGTGGCCCGTGGCCGTGCTCGCCCAGGCGTCGATGACGATCCTTCAGTTCGTGGGCGGGCTGTGGCTGCTGGGCCAGATCGCCGGGGTCATGGCGCCGAACCTGGGGGTGCCGGTGCTGCTGATGGTGATCGGCATCGTGGGCGGGCCGCTCATCGAGTGGAGCTGCCGCATGGCGGCCCGGGGGCCGGCCCGCCGGTACGGGCTGGAGGCGGAGAGACGGTTGCGGGAGGCGGCCTCGGGGTGCGGCCGGGCCCGCGTACTGGACCCGGTGGCGGCGGAGTTGCTGCGGTACCGGGAGGTCAGGGAGCAGTACGGACGGGTCGCGGGAGTGCCGACGGGGACGGGGACGGGGACAGGCGTGGGGGTGGGGGTGGGGGCCGGGGGGAGGTAGCTCGGCGGTCCTGCGTGCGGGGTCGTGCGAGCGGGGTCGTGCGTGCGGGGTCCCGCGGTCGTGCGAGCGGGGTCGTGCGTGCGGGGTCCTGCGGTCGTGCATCCGGGTGGGCCCGCGGTCCTGCGTTCGGGTGGGCCCGGGGTCCTGCGTCGGGTCGTCCGGAGTGCCTCGTTCGGGTGGCGGGGATGTCCACAGGCTCGTGGTGGTCCACAGCGTCCAGCGGGCCCGGACCGGCGGAGGCAGTCTGGCTTCGAGGCGGTCGCGGAACGGTTCGCGGCCGCCGTGCCAGACGGCAGCCGTACGGGACGGGCCCGTACGCGTGTCCGCCCGGCGTCGGCGCGGGTGCCGACGGGTCCGGGCAGGGAGGGAAACGGGATGAACGAGACGATGGTGTGCGTGGTGGGAAACGTGGCGACGCGGCCGGTGTACCGGGAGACGGCGTCCGGCCCGGCGGCGAGGTTCCGGATGGCGGTCACCTCCCGGTACTGGGACCGGGAGAGGAACGCCTGGGCGGACGGGCACACCAACTTCTTCACGGTGTGGGCCAACCGCCAGCTCGCCACCAACGCGGCGGCGTCGCTGTCGGTGGGCGAACCGGTGATCGTCCAGGGCCGGCTGAAGGTGCGCACGGAGACGCGTGAGGGGCAGCAGGGCTGGATGTCGGCGGACATCGACGCGGTCGCGCTCGGCCACGACCTCGCCCGGGGCACGACCGCCTTCCGCCGCGCGCAGCGACCGGAACCGGCTTCGGTGACGGATCGTTCCGAGCCCAACTGGGAGAGCCCGCGGCCGGATTCGCCGGCCAAGGACGCCGACGCGGCACAACAGGCGCCGCAACCGGCCGCGGTGACGTGAAACAGGTGATCACCGCTCGGCGCGGACGCTGACCGAAGCGAGGCTTATCGACGGATGCGTGCCGAACCATCCCGGGTGGATTTGTCGATAAGCCCTGCCCGTGAACGCTTCTGCGATAACGATTCCGAGTCGGATCACCGCTCCGACGCGATCACCGGCAAGCGTGGTACGCCGCCTCCTTAGGATTCCGGGCATGGCTCCCGGGACTCTCGGGGCCGGTGATTCTGCTGGTGGGACCGTCCCCCCACGTCAACGGGTCCTGCTCGGAAGGGATTTCGGTGTTTGCTTCGTTCTCCGCGTGGTCCGCGCGCGGACGTGGGTCGGCCCGCATCACCGCGGGGACGCTGGTGTCCGGTCTCGTCACCACCGCCGTACTGGCCGGCGCCGGTACTGCGACCGCCGACGACGGTGACGCGACGGAACCGGGCCACAGCGGAGCCGCCGCGACCATAGCCGGGCTCAAGACCTACGGCGCGGCCGTGATCCACGGCGCCACCGGCGACCAGCAGGTGTCCGCGGGCCTGTTCGAGATGTCCGTCGAGGGCGGCGGCATGCTGCAGACGTACTGCGTCGACATCCACACGCCCACCCAGAAGGACGCCAAGTACCACGAGACCGCCTGGAGCGGGACCTCGCTGGGCGCCAACGACGACGCGGACAGGATCCACTGGATCCTGCGGAACTCCTACCCGCAGGTGAACGACCTGGCGGCGCTCGCGAAGAAGGCGGGCGTGCGCGGCCAGCTCACCGAGCAGGACGCGGCGGCGGGCACCCAGGTGGCCATCTGGCGCCACTCCGACGGTGTGGACGTGGACGCCGTCGACCCCCAGGCCGAGCAGCTCGCCGACTATCTGCACAAGAGTGCCCGCAACCAGCCGGAGCCGAAGGCCTCGCTGACCCTGGACCCGCCGGCGGTCTCCGGCCGTCCGGGCGAGCGGATCGGCCCGGTGACGGTGCGCACGGACGCGCGCGGCGCGACGATCCTGCCGCCCGCGGACGCCGCCACCAGCGGGGTGCGGATCGTGGACCGCGACGGCGAGCCCGTCACGACCGCGGCCGACGGCGGCCAGATCTTCTTCGAGGTCCCCGAGGACGCGGCCGCGGCCACCGCGGAGCTCACCGTGCAGGCCTCGACCACGGTGCCCGTGGGCCGTGCCTTCGTCTCCGACAGCCGCAGCCAGACGCAGATCCTGGCCGGCTCCAGCGAGTCCACCGTCTCGGCGACCGCGAGCGCCACCTGGGCGCTGCAAGGCGCGATACCCGCGCTGTCCGCCCGCGAGAACTGCGCCAAGGGCGGTGTGGACGTCACCGTCGCCAACCAGGACGACGAGCCGTTCACCTTCGAGCTGGCGGGTGCCGAGCACACCGTCGCGGGCGGCGCGTCCCGCACGGTGACGGTCGCGCTGAGCGAGGACCAGCCGTACGACTTCACGGTCAAGGGGCCGGGTGGCTTCGAGCAGCGGTTCACCGGCATGCTCGACTGCCTGACCCGGGCCGCCGAGATCGGCACCACCACCCACACCCTCACCGGGTCGAGCCCCGCTCCCGTCGACGGCACGCCCACCGACACCAACCTCGCGGAGACCGGCGCCGCCGCCGTCACCCCGTGGATCGCCGGCACCGCCATCGCCCTGGTCGTGCTCGGCGGGGCCGGCCTGGTCGTCACCCGCCGCAGGAGCTCAGCCTCCGGCGACTGACCGGTCATGGCCGCCCCTGCGGGAGCCGGTACGCCACCCTCCGCGCGCTCTTCGACAGCGGAGGGCCCGGGGACGGTGCGCTAGCGTCTGGCCCCATGAGAGCAACAGGGGTGGGATTACGGCCGGTTGCCGCCGTGGCCGTTTCGGCATCGGTGCTGGTGGGTCTGCCGGCGCTGTACTTCCTGACCGGATACGGCTGCGGCGCGGACGAGGACCGGCTGGCCGAGGTGATGGCCGCCGAGACGGTACTGGACGGCGCTCCGGAAGGGGCGCGCCGGGAGGACCGCTACCAGGAGTGCGATGACGACGACCGCTTCGTCGTCGTGGCGGCGCAGTACCGCTATGACGGTTCGTCGGGAGCGGCCCTGCGGCACTACGGGGAGGCGGCCCGTGCCGACGGCTGGCGGCCGCGGGACGGGGCCGGGAGCGGGACGGCCCCCAGTTGTTTCGCCAAGTCGCTGGGCGGCACCACCGCCTACCTTCACGTGGAGGGCCCGGAGCACGGCCTTCTCCATGTGTCGCTCGTCGCGGACGCCGCGAAGTCGCAGTGGTGCTGAACCGCCGTTCAGTCCCGCCAGCCGCGGAACGTCCCCGAGTCGTCCACCTCGTCGGCGAAGTCGGCGAAGTCCATGTTGGCAATGCTGAGGTTGGCTGAGATCTCGGGATACCACTGGGCCGGGACGCGGAACTGCCGCCCGGGCTCGTCATGGAGATCGACAGCCAGGAGCGGGACCGAAGGGTTGGTCATGGTGATCGCGTCGGCGAGGAACACGTAGCCGGGGTGATCGTCGTCCTCGGCGGCCGAGGCCTCGTCGATCAGCGTCTCGATGCTGATCCCGGCGAAGCGGGGATGGCTCACGTACGTGGCGTGCTGGTGTCCGTCCGCCGCGTCGATCGCCGTCCGCACGGCGAGCCAGGCCGCCTCGTCGTCGAAGTCGGTTCGCAGGACCATCGAGGTCAGGTCTTCCGGGACGGGCAGGGGCATGTCGGTCATCCTGTCATGTGCAGGTACGGCTGGAGTCCGGGCGGCCGAGCGGGCCGGGCGACGGATCACCCCGCCTTTCCCCGGCCGGCATCGGGCTCAGGCTTCCTCCTCCTCGACCAGGCCGCAGGCGAAGGGGAACGACTCCAGGAACTCGCGCCGTGCCGGGTCCGGTTCCGCTTCGGCCAGGTCGGCGAGCACCCGCAAGAAGCGGTCGCGCTGGTCCGGAGGCAGCCGCAGCAGTGTCCAGCCCACGCTCTCCATCATCTTCACGGCGGCGTCGGGATCGACTTCGTCGTCCTCGCAGCTGTCGAGGAACCAGACGACGTCGACGACCAGCCCGGCGAGGGCCGGCACCAGCGGATCCATGGCAGTCATGCCCGCAACCTAGCCGCCCCCGGTGACAACGGGTGTCCAGCTCGGCGCCCGTTGTGTGCTTGATCACAAGCACTGTTACTGGGCAGTTGATGTCCGCCATCGCCATGCGATGGACATAGCCGCGTCGATGGCTACGTTCTGATCCGAGTCCCGCTTCCCTCACATGTCGTATCCGCTTTCCATGATCTCCCCATACGCGTTCTCTGCTCGTCGGGCCCATGCCATACCTCCCTGCTCACGTGGTATCGGCTCGTCCCGTACGAAGGCTCCTGGCAAGACGCTCGAGAAGGCCGGGCATCCCGCCCGAGACCGGCTCGGAAGGACCTTTGCGCTGGGCAAAAGCAGGGGAGATCGGGGAAGGTGACGATGCAGGCACGAGCCGTCCCAGTGTTCATGAAGCGGAGACAACTCCATGATCACGGACGCTCGTCCCTGTACTGCCTCCTACCCTCGCCGGCCGACGGGCCGTCAACTATCGGACGCCGGCCGACTACGCCGAAGCCCTGGCGTGGACGCCGCTTCCTTTCGCCCGCCCGCGCCGTGGGTATTGATACGGTCGGGGATCCGTACGGAAAGAATTCAGGGGGACACCGGAAGTGACGGCAGAGGCAGCAGATGTGACGCCGGGGAACGGCGGCGTATCGCGCGCGGAGTGCCCCTTCTGCGCGATCCTGGAGGGGCGGGCACCGGCCAAGGTGGTCCGGAGCTGGCCCGATTCGCTGGCGATCGCGCCGCTGACCGCCGTAACCGCCGGCCACACCCTGGTCATACCCAGAATTCACGTGGCGGATGTGGGTGTCGATCCGGCGGTCTCTGCCGCCACTATGCGGCGCGCTGCCGAACTGGCGTCCGAAATTGGATCCTGCAACATCATCACGTCGCGCGGGGAGTTGGCGACACAGTCGGTCTTCCATCTCCATTTGCACGTTCTTCCCCGCCGCCCTCGGGACGGACTCGCTCTGCCTTGGTCGTCCGGCAGTGGTGAGTGGATGCTCCGAGAGAAGGTGGCAGGCGCATCTGATATCGCGATGCCCGCCGCGTTTCAGGTGCTTCCCATGGGATAAGACGGCAGTATCACCGCGGGGGTGCGGAGGTCCGAAGGGGCCTCGGTCGCGGAGGGGGGCGAGGGCGTGGGACACAGTGATTCCTTCGGTGTCGCGTTACGGAGAACCCGGGAGGCCGCGGGCCGGTCACTCGGAGACCTGGCCCGATCGGTCAATTATTCGAAATCGCATGTGAGTAAGGTCGAGCGGGGGCAGAAGAACCCCAGCCCGGATTTCGCGCGGGCCTGTGACCGAGCCCTGGACGCGGGGGGCGCGCTGAGTGCGATGGTCCCGGCAAGGGGGACTCCCGATCTTCCTGTCCCGGAGGCACCCACGGAATGGACCATGCCCTGGATGCTTCGTATGTCGCTCGACCACGGGAACGACTTCGTGGCGTACGAGGAGAAATCATGGGCCGACCCGTCGCTCAAGCCGGGCATCATGTCCTGGCCGCTGGTTTCCGCCCCCGTATTCGACGGTGAATCCCGGGAAGCGCTGTCTCACTTCTCCTCCCTGTTCGCCGAATGCCGAAATCTTGGTCAGTCGTTCGGGCCGGCGGTTGTCACGCAGATTCTCGTGACGTCTATGAACGCGATGCGCGGACTTGCCCGTTCGGCGACGCGGGACACCGACCGGCAGGCGGTCCTGCGGCTGGCCGCCCGTTTCGCCGAGTACACGGGCTGGATGAGCCAGGAGGCCGGTGACGACAGGGCGTCCCTCTGGTGGACCGACCGCGCGGTGGCCCTGGCGAACGCCGGCGGGGATCCGGAGTTCGCCGCGTACACCCAGGTCCGCAGGGCGGATGTCGCGCTGTACCGGATGGACGGACGGGCGACAGTGGACTACACGCGCGCCGCGGAGGAAGCGTCGCGCAGTACCCGGATCCGAGGCCTCGCCGCGCAGCGCAGGGCGCAGGGGCACGCTCTCTTGGGCGAGGACGCCGAGTGTTTCCTCGCCCTGGACCGGGCCACGGAGCTGCTGAGCCGCGCGGCCCGGGAGAGCGAGACGGACTCGTCCGGCGAGCCGGTCATCGGAAGCATGCATCTGGCCCAGCTGGCCGACTTCGTCGCGGGGTGGTGTCTGCATGACCTCGGCCGTACGGAAGAGGCGGTGGGGCGGCTCGCGGGCGGGCTGGACGCGATCCCCGTTCACGCCCGCCGGGCACGGGCGCGTTACGCGGCCCGGCTCGCCCTGGCCCTCGCCGAGGCCGGTGAGTTGCAGTCCGCCTGTTCGGTCGTCGAGGCGGTGACCTCCTCGGTGTCGGTGGTCGACTCTGCCACCATCCGCGCCGACCTCCAGCGGCTGGCGCGCAGGCTCCATCGCCGGCCGCGTGATCCGGATGCTCGGCTCGCCGCGGCCCGTATCGCCGCGGCGCTGAACACGGAAAGCCGCTGATTCGCCGCACCCCGGCGGTCGGGCGTCCCGGCCTGATTCTTCGATCCTTTGATTCCCGCATCCTGCCGGCAGGGCGCAGCTGCGCACGGCAACCACACAGGGAAACCCCCTGTGGCCAGTCACCGGATCCCGAAGGCGTGTTCCGTTTCCCTGAGGAATGGGCTCGGGAAACGCGTTGACCAGTTCTTCCCGTACTGAAAATCTTGCCAGTGGCGCACGATGAGCGAGGAGTCTCCCGATGGCCGGAATCTTCATCAACTACAGGACAGGCGACGGTGACAAGGCGGCAGAACTGGTCGACCGAGAACTCGTCGACGTGTTCGGGGAGGGCCGGGTTTTCCGTGACCGCCGGAGCATGCCGGAGGGGACGAATTTCCCCCCGGCGCTCCTCGCGGAACTGCTGGACTGCACTGTTCTCCTGGTCCTGATCGGACCGAACTGGCTCACGATCCGCGACGAGAAGACCATGGAGCGCCGGATCGACACGCCCGGTGACTACGTGCGTGTCGAGATCACGGCAGCGATCGAACACCACAAGATCATCATTCCGGTGCTCCTCGACACCCCGTTCCCCGAGGAGGAGGAGATTCCGAAGCCTATCGTCGGGATCCGTGACCGGCAGGCGGCGCACCTCCGCGCGGGATATTCCCATCACGACCTCCCCATTCTCGTGGAGCGGCTCAAGGAATTCGTCCCCGAGGTGAAGAAAAAGCGGGGCGAGGACACGGGACGCACCGAAATAAAGATTCGCAACAAGCGAGGTGCGACCTCGATCTATGGAGACGCCACCTACAACGAGGGGCGTTCCGGACAGATAAACGGGGATCTGTGATGAGCGAGCAGACACACGAGTCGGATGCCGTCGGCGCTGAGGACAACTCCGAGGCGTCGGGGAGCGCTTCCGGCGCCGACCACCCCACTCACCGGGAGAGCGGCGACTCCGCGGACTCCGGGTCCAACGAGGAGACCGGGACCGGCGGGAGCGACGCAGGGCAGGACGGAACGGCGCCCACCGGCGAACCCTCCCCGAAGGAGAAGAAGGACAAGGAGAAGGAGGCCGATCAGGCCGCCTCCTTCGAGGAGGAAATCGAGAGTCAGCAGCACAACCTCATCAAGACCCGCCGCGGAGCCGCCAGTGCCCATGGCTCTGCCACGTACATCGAGAACATGTACAGCGGTGGCGGTGGCTCGGCGAAGACTCCGGTCCAGGCGGTGTCCTTCACCGCGGACATCGTCGGGGCGCTCCACCTGCCGGTCCCGCAACAGGCCGAGATGGTGCGCATGCTTCGGCAGCGTCATGTGGTGGTCCTGAGCGGTGAGGAGGGCACCGGCCGCCGGGCCACGGCCCTGGCTCTGCTGACGGAGGTCAGCCGGCCCCGTTACGCCGTGAGCGCCCTTTACCGCGACGACGCCGATGTCGTCCGAGGCGTCTGTGCACGTGCCGAGGTGCTGAAGGAGGACCACGGCTATCTGATCGAGTCGGTGACGCACCCGGTCACCGAGCAGACGCTGGACCGGCTGACCCAGCTCGCGGCCCGGTCCGGGGCCTACCTGGTCATCACCGGCGTGCCGTCGGTCTTTCCCGCGCCGGACGGCGCCCAAGTCTTCGCACACCAGGGCCCCGATGCCCGGGCAGTCTTCGAAGCTCATCTGAAGACGCTGATCGCCAGGCATCCGCTGCCGTGTGAACAGAAGGGCGACACGGCTCCGTGCCGCGGGGTCGACGCCTCCCGGTTCCTCGACCGGGTCTCCCGCGAGGAGCAGGTGTGGGAGAAGCTGAGCCGCGCCCGCTCGATCACCGAGGTCTGCCAGTTCGCCCGCTTCCTCGCCGAGAACCTTCACGCGGCGGAGGCCGACCTCGGTGAGGTGGTCGGCCGGTGGGACGACCGGCTGCGACACCTGGCACGGGAGATGCTCGGGCTGAATCCCACCGTCGGCCCGGACCAGGGGCCGGCTCCGTACCACCAGGTGTTCCGCTTCTCGTACGCGCTCTTCCACGAGCACCCGGTGTCCGACGTGGTCGAGGCGGCCGACCGGCTCGGCAGGATCATGCTGCCGCACTTCGGCATCACCCGGGACGAACTGACGCATCACACGGCCGAGCACAACATCGACAGGCTCGTGCCGAAAGAAATGCGTGCGCCCGAGACGACGGGATCCGGCAGCTCGCAGCGGCGGGCGCTCCTTGCCCATCCCGACCTGCTCGACCACGTGCTGGAGGGCGTGTGGACCACCTACGGCAGGCTGCAGAGGCCGCTGCTCGGCTGGTTCGACGATCTCGTCAGCGATCCGGGTGGGGAGAGGATCAGGTTCCGGGTCGCCCAGCTCGTCGGGCTGCTCATGCGGCACGATTTCGATTTCGTCTACCGAAACCGTGTCAAGCCGTGGGCCGAGGGCTCCGCCGCGCGCCACAGATGTGCCGCCCTGGCGATGGAGATGGCCGCGGCCGACGCCGAAGCCCACGGCGGATCGGCGGAGCGTGTGCTCGCCCAGGTGCAGTCATGGGCGGGCAGCCCCCGCACCGAATTGCAGGACAGCGCGGCCCGCGCCTACGGAACCACTCTCGGCCTGCGTGATGTGCCCGCCACCCTTGCGGAGCTGGGACGGCTGGGAAGGAAGCGCGATCTGGCGCGCTACAACTCCGTACCCCACGCCATGGCCCGGGTGTTCCTGGCCGGCCATGAGCAGGAGGTGACCATGGAGCTCATCCAATGGGTGCAGGCCCGGGACGAGTTCCTCCCCCGGCAGGCTGTCCGCGCCATGCTCGCCCTCGGCCGGAGCGTGGTCAGCGCCGACCGGCCGGACCGCCCCGCGCTTGCGGAGCTCGCGCTGGACGACGGCAAGAAGGCAGAGCTTCTTGTCGCCTTCCTGAACCGAGCGCTGATCACCAGGGAGACCTCCACCCGGGCCTGGGACCTCCTGGGCCGCTGGCTGCTCGCGGCAGACGCTGAGGACCACCAGGACCTCTCCGATCTGTACGAGCGACTGGCCCCGCGGATCTTCACCGGGCCGCTGAGGAGCCGAGGACGGTTCCAGCTGCAGTGCCTCTGGCTGCCCAGCCATCCGCACTCCGTGACCTTGCGCCGCGTGCTGGGCGCACTCACGAGCGGCCCCCACACGACCAACGAAGGGATACGTCGATGACCACCAGCCGCAGTGGACTGCTCGGGAGGTGGCGCGCCTGGCGCGACGCCCGTCGCGCCCGCCGCGACACGCGTCCGGCGGTAGCTCAGGAGCCGAAGCCGGACTGGCAGTCGCCCGTCTCGGTGGTGGAGCCCGTGCGCCCGGAATGGTCGGTCGCGCTGGCCTCGGACGACGAGCCGCTCCTGCTGGAGGCGAAGGGGGGTGTTTTCCAGTTCGAGGTGTTCGCACACTTCAGCTTCCGGAGCAACGAGATCTCCGTCGAACATCTGCGGGAGCGAGCCGACGCTTCCCTGAGGGAGGCGCGGGCCGACCTCCTCAGGATGGCCTGGCCGCTGGCCCGCACATGTGAGGCCGGTGACCCGGTCGCCGCCGAGGACCTGATCAACTCGCACGTCGCTCAGGGCTGGTGCTACGAGCAGGACGGCGCCCGCATCAGGTGCCGGCCCACTGTGCGGGTCCGCATCGACCCGGCTCTGCGCGACCGGATGCGGCCTTCCCAGCTGGACAAACAGGGGATGAAGGAGGAGCTGGAGCTGGGACTTCTGAAGGCCGCGCACGCGAGAGAGCTGACCGAGACATGGCTCGATGTTTTCGCGCGGCTCGAAGGTGTGGAGGAGGGCGCGGACGAACTCACCGCCGTGCAGCGCCAGTTCCTCGTGCCGTTCGCGGCCACCCTCGCGGACCGCGAGTTCGCGGGCATGGCCCAGGCGGTCCGGGCCGCCAGGCGCAAGGGCACGGACGACCTCGCGAACGTGCTCAAGAAGGCTTCCGAGGGTCACGAGAAGATCGGGATGTTCGAGTTCGCGAACGCCTACGACAAGGCTCTGAATGCCTTCTCCCAGCAGATGGGACTCACCCCGTTCTCCTGGATCGAGGACGGTCCGCACAGCATGGAGGGGGCGGAATGACCACCTCACCGGTGAGGAGACTCGCCACCGCGCTGCTCCTCCCCACTCTCATGGCCGGATTGCTCAGCGGCTGCGGAATCGCCGACTCCCTCGACAAGGCCAAGTGCGACTGGATGACCGAGCGGGCGGACGGGACATCGCCCGGCCCGGCCGGGCACACCCTGATCCTCGTCGATGCCTCGGCCTCCGTGCGGGGGACCACACAGCGGTCCGCAGGGGTGGACCACAGCGATGTCGTCGGCGAGAAGGCCGCCGACTGGCTCAAGGACGCGGGCACCGTGTCGGTTGCCGCCTTCGGAGGCGACGCGCGCGACCTCCGGTGGAGTGCCCGGAACTGGAGCGCGACGCCCCTCGCGGACGACGAGGGAGGCCAGGAACGTCAGCGGAAGAGCGTGCCCGAATGCGTGGGGCGGGCGGTGGCCGACGCGCAGAAGACGGTGCCCGCCCGCGGGGGGAGCGACATCCTGGGGGCCATGCGCGAGGCGAGCGCCGCGCTCGGCTCCGCCGAGGGCCCCCGAAGGCTGATCGTTCTCACCGACGGGCTGTCCACGACCGGGTGCGCGGATCTCACCCAGGCGCGCTTCGCGGACAAGGCCGAGCGGGACGCGATCATCGATGTGTGTCTCGACACGCGGGAGATGGCGCCCGACACGCTGGCCTCCGTACAGACAGTCCTGGTGGGGCTGGGACGGACAGCCCGGGATGAACCCCAGGCGATGCCCGCGCACACGGAGTGGCTCGGCGAGCTGTGGAAGGGCATCTGCGCGGCAGCCCACCCGCAGCCGGACCGGGACGACTGTGTCCTGAACGACGTCACGCCGACGGACTCGCGCGGGACGGAGGCCTCCCTTGAGCGCCCCTCCGAACCGAAGGTGGATTTCCCGCAACGCGTGTACAGGATGGCGGGATTACGGGCGCTCTTCGATCCCGGATCCGCCGAGTTGCGACCGGCGGCGATCGCGCAGCTCACGAAGATCGCCGTCGAGCTGCGCGCCGAGAAGGGGGCTCGCTTCCTGGTCTACGGCTACGTCGACCCGCGCGGCGGCTCCGCCAACAACCGCAGCCTGTCACAGGCCCGCGCCGACGCGGTGCGGGACGAACTCACCGGGCTCGGGGTGCGCGACGTCACCGCCCTCGGCAAGGGCGTGGCCGTGGGCTGCCCGGGAGCCCGGGGAGAGCTGACCACGAAACAGAAACTGCAGTGCGACCGCCGGGTCGACATTCGGGTCGTCCGGTGAAGGGGGACG is a window from the Streptomyces capillispiralis genome containing:
- a CDS encoding OmpA family protein, which translates into the protein MTTSPVRRLATALLLPTLMAGLLSGCGIADSLDKAKCDWMTERADGTSPGPAGHTLILVDASASVRGTTQRSAGVDHSDVVGEKAADWLKDAGTVSVAAFGGDARDLRWSARNWSATPLADDEGGQERQRKSVPECVGRAVADAQKTVPARGGSDILGAMREASAALGSAEGPRRLIVLTDGLSTTGCADLTQARFADKAERDAIIDVCLDTREMAPDTLASVQTVLVGLGRTARDEPQAMPAHTEWLGELWKGICAAAHPQPDRDDCVLNDVTPTDSRGTEASLERPSEPKVDFPQRVYRMAGLRALFDPGSAELRPAAIAQLTKIAVELRAEKGARFLVYGYVDPRGGSANNRSLSQARADAVRDELTGLGVRDVTALGKGVAVGCPGARGELTTKQKLQCDRRVDIRVVR
- a CDS encoding toll/interleukin-1 receptor domain-containing protein yields the protein MAGIFINYRTGDGDKAAELVDRELVDVFGEGRVFRDRRSMPEGTNFPPALLAELLDCTVLLVLIGPNWLTIRDEKTMERRIDTPGDYVRVEITAAIEHHKIIIPVLLDTPFPEEEEIPKPIVGIRDRQAAHLRAGYSHHDLPILVERLKEFVPEVKKKRGEDTGRTEIKIRNKRGATSIYGDATYNEGRSGQINGDL